The following are from one region of the Paraglaciecola sp. L1A13 genome:
- a CDS encoding DUF3570 domain-containing protein, which yields MQLTKSKNLSVSLAAAACALLNVGAQAEETPAEEWKFDTAILYYGETDRVQLAEGVFNANKDFGDQRIFNGKIAIDTLTGASASGAVAQQEAQTFTRPSGNGQYVVNPEETPLDDTFQDTRVQLSAQWTQPLWENMTGSTGVHLSKEYDYLSLGVNGSLARDFNQKNTTVSAGVSYQYDSIDPVGEAPVGLSSMVVDTGQFADETLFDTAFDATRTTDSKDKNTVDLLLGVTQVINRRMLMQFNYSYSVADGYLTDPYKLLSVVNSEGITQDILHENRPDKRTKQSFYWQTKYASDYGIADVSYRYATDDWDIDSHTFDSRFRVQLTDNSYLQPHFRYYQQSAADFYQPFLVEGSLLPSVASADYRLGEMTAYTVGLKYGQTMDNGREWAIRLEYYQQSPKNAGFDEPGALQGLDLYPSIDAVIAQVSYSF from the coding sequence ATGCAACTAACTAAAAGTAAAAATCTTAGCGTGTCACTGGCAGCAGCAGCCTGCGCGCTTTTGAACGTTGGCGCACAAGCGGAAGAAACACCAGCAGAGGAATGGAAGTTCGATACGGCAATATTGTATTACGGTGAAACAGACCGAGTACAGCTTGCTGAAGGCGTATTCAACGCCAATAAAGACTTTGGCGATCAGCGCATATTTAATGGCAAAATTGCCATTGATACCCTTACTGGCGCATCAGCATCAGGCGCGGTTGCCCAGCAAGAAGCCCAAACATTCACGCGTCCTTCCGGAAATGGCCAATATGTGGTGAATCCAGAAGAAACACCCCTTGATGACACATTCCAAGATACCCGTGTGCAACTCAGTGCCCAGTGGACTCAGCCCCTATGGGAGAATATGACCGGCAGTACAGGGGTACATTTATCAAAAGAGTACGACTACTTGTCGTTAGGTGTGAACGGTTCACTAGCGCGTGACTTTAATCAGAAAAATACCACTGTATCCGCTGGCGTCTCTTACCAGTACGACAGTATTGATCCGGTTGGAGAAGCACCTGTTGGCCTATCCAGCATGGTGGTTGATACAGGTCAGTTTGCTGATGAAACATTATTTGATACCGCTTTCGATGCGACCCGTACTACTGATAGCAAAGACAAAAATACGGTCGATTTACTGTTAGGTGTCACCCAAGTTATAAACCGACGCATGCTAATGCAGTTTAACTACAGCTATTCAGTTGCAGACGGTTATTTAACCGACCCCTACAAGTTATTAAGTGTGGTTAACAGTGAAGGGATCACCCAAGACATTCTGCACGAAAATCGCCCCGATAAGCGCACTAAACAAAGTTTTTATTGGCAGACCAAATATGCCTCTGATTACGGTATTGCGGATGTATCTTATCGCTATGCCACAGATGATTGGGATATTGATTCTCACACGTTTGATTCGAGATTCAGAGTGCAACTAACTGACAACAGTTACCTGCAACCGCACTTTCGTTATTACCAGCAAAGTGCTGCAGATTTTTATCAACCGTTCTTAGTTGAGGGGTCGTTGTTGCCGTCAGTTGCCAGCGCTGATTATCGTTTAGGTGAAATGACGGCATATACCGTAGGCCTTAAATATGGGCAAACTATGGACAATGGCCGAGAGTGGGCCATCAGATTGGAGTACTACCAACAGAGTCCTAAAAATGCAGGCTTCGACGAGCCAGGTGCACTTCAGGGCTTAGATCTATACCCGAGCATTGATGCTGTCATCGCTCAGGTAAGCTATAGCTTTTAG
- a CDS encoding FAD:protein FMN transferase produces MASPCELLIETQDQLFANHLLQQVVAQTKRIEQKYSRYIAGNLVDRINHSNNSWVQIDQETHRLLAFAQTCFELSDGMFDLTSGALRKIWDFTGKGQFPRPEQVANIIKHIGWQHIEFTEQHIRLPSGFELDFGGIGKEYAVDAAAKLCTELAPTVSTLVNFGGDIQVTQPRRHHAYWQVGIESPQLINASQQVVPCQQTENADQDTHAMVKIASGGLATSGDARRFIIHNNIRYSHILNPKTGYPVTGAPRSVTVATDFCIQSGMIATMALLQGSEAEHFLQAQQQKHWCYW; encoded by the coding sequence ATGGCTAGTCCATGTGAGCTGTTAATTGAAACCCAAGATCAGTTATTCGCCAATCATCTTCTTCAGCAAGTAGTTGCACAGACTAAACGTATCGAACAAAAATACAGTCGCTATATTGCCGGTAATCTTGTTGATCGAATAAACCACAGCAATAACAGTTGGGTGCAAATAGACCAAGAAACCCACAGGTTACTGGCATTCGCGCAAACCTGCTTTGAGCTCAGCGATGGCATGTTCGATTTAACATCTGGCGCACTGCGAAAAATATGGGACTTTACCGGTAAAGGACAGTTTCCAAGGCCAGAACAAGTCGCTAATATAATAAAACACATCGGCTGGCAGCATATAGAATTTACCGAACAACATATTCGTTTACCCTCTGGTTTCGAATTAGATTTTGGTGGTATAGGCAAAGAATACGCAGTGGATGCTGCGGCCAAGCTTTGTACTGAACTTGCGCCTACTGTTTCAACATTGGTTAATTTCGGCGGCGATATTCAAGTCACTCAGCCCAGACGCCATCATGCTTATTGGCAAGTCGGTATTGAGAGCCCTCAGCTTATAAATGCCTCTCAACAAGTAGTGCCCTGCCAGCAAACAGAAAACGCTGACCAAGATACTCACGCTATGGTAAAGATAGCCTCAGGTGGCTTAGCCACAAGTGGTGACGCTCGACGCTTTATTATTCACAACAACATACGCTATAGCCATATTCTAAACCCCAAAACAGGTTACCCTGTAACCGGTGCCCCGCGCTCAGTGACAGTCGCAACAGACTTTTGCATTCAATCCGGCATGATAGCGACCATGGCCTTACTTCAAGGGAGCGAAGCCGAACATTTTCTACAAGCCCAACAACAAAAGCATTGGTGTTACTGGTAG
- a CDS encoding DNA/RNA non-specific endonuclease: MKSYVLILLVFVTNTLYANVCGQFNCPTGAPIENDVIERPIYILSNNHDTKFADWAAYQVTPETIDGPSRSRSWRSDPEILSQFTLETADYKDANAVIRTDRGHQVPLASVSNTNDWRTTNYLSNITPQSSNLNQGPWVRLESAIRNLARSGNTVYVVTGLLYEGFFAVLPGADESHVVPSGYFKVVAMITSSGYVRASAYVMEQNSARADNYCMKEVTIDNVESRSGLNIFPAMTGSKEYTVESRLGGLSSLLGC; encoded by the coding sequence ATGAAGTCCTACGTATTAATACTTTTGGTGTTTGTAACAAATACCTTATACGCTAACGTGTGCGGCCAATTTAACTGCCCGACTGGTGCACCCATTGAAAATGATGTGATCGAACGCCCAATTTATATATTAAGCAACAATCACGACACCAAATTTGCCGATTGGGCTGCTTACCAAGTCACGCCAGAAACGATTGATGGGCCGAGTCGTTCACGTAGTTGGCGATCTGATCCCGAAATATTAAGCCAGTTCACTTTAGAAACTGCTGACTACAAAGATGCCAACGCTGTTATCCGCACGGACCGCGGGCATCAGGTACCTCTTGCGAGTGTGAGCAATACCAATGATTGGCGCACGACAAACTATTTGTCGAATATCACCCCGCAAAGCTCCAATTTAAATCAAGGCCCTTGGGTGAGGTTAGAGTCAGCAATACGGAACTTAGCACGAAGCGGGAACACTGTTTACGTTGTTACCGGCCTCTTATATGAAGGATTTTTTGCCGTATTACCAGGCGCAGATGAATCACATGTTGTTCCATCTGGCTATTTTAAAGTTGTGGCTATGATCACCAGCTCAGGATACGTGCGAGCATCTGCCTATGTTATGGAACAAAACAGCGCGCGTGCCGATAACTATTGCATGAAAGAGGTCACGATAGACAATGTCGAAAGTCGCAGTGGTTTAAATATATTCCCCGCAATGACTGGCAGTAAGGAATATACAGTGGAATCCCGTCTAGGAGGGTTGAGCAGCCTGTTAGGTTGTTAA
- a CDS encoding HPr family phosphocarrier protein, whose product MSERLEKTLLIVNKLGLHARAATELVKLTNQFDAEVTIVQDDKSASASSVLGLMMLESCQGKEVLVISQGIDAQQAMEAVEKLIVGKFNESE is encoded by the coding sequence ATGAGTGAGCGTTTAGAAAAGACTTTACTCATTGTAAATAAGCTCGGCTTGCATGCCAGAGCAGCGACAGAATTGGTTAAGCTGACCAATCAATTCGACGCTGAAGTGACCATAGTGCAGGACGATAAAAGTGCCTCTGCTAGCAGTGTACTGGGCTTGATGATGCTTGAGAGTTGTCAGGGCAAAGAAGTACTGGTTATTTCACAAGGCATAGATGCCCAACAAGCCATGGAAGCAGTAGAAAAGCTCATTGTGGGTAAGTTTAACGAAAGTGAATAG
- the rapZ gene encoding RNase adapter RapZ — MKLIIISGRSGSGKSVVLRSLEDLGYYCVDNIPVNLLPTLTHTVVDEYDQVAVSIDVRNLPKDPNELVEILDYLPSTWEMTILYLDASDDVLIKRFSETRRLHPLSKQNKSLAGAIQAESQLLAPIAERADLYIDTDQLSIHQLAELVRERILGKKSSRLVLVFESFGFKHGIPKDADYVFDARFLPNPHWEPDLKPLTGLDSPVEIFLGSQPIVTKFIWQIQNLISTWLPHLERNNRSYVTVAIGCTGGQHRSVYVVEMLAKTFSASHPDVQIRHRELNR; from the coding sequence ATGAAACTTATTATTATAAGCGGTCGCTCAGGCTCAGGTAAGTCCGTTGTATTAAGATCGTTGGAAGATTTGGGCTACTACTGTGTCGATAACATCCCAGTCAATTTGTTGCCTACGTTGACCCATACTGTAGTCGATGAGTATGACCAAGTGGCGGTCAGTATTGATGTGCGCAATCTCCCCAAAGATCCCAATGAATTGGTAGAGATACTTGATTATCTACCTTCGACGTGGGAAATGACCATTCTTTATTTAGATGCTAGCGATGATGTACTTATCAAACGCTTTAGCGAAACGCGTCGCCTACATCCGTTATCAAAACAGAACAAATCGTTAGCTGGTGCTATTCAAGCAGAAAGCCAATTACTGGCGCCTATTGCTGAGCGTGCTGACTTGTACATAGATACTGACCAACTATCGATTCATCAGCTTGCTGAATTAGTGCGCGAACGTATTTTAGGTAAAAAAAGTTCACGTTTAGTATTGGTGTTTGAAAGTTTTGGTTTTAAGCATGGTATTCCCAAAGATGCAGATTACGTATTTGATGCACGTTTTTTGCCGAATCCACATTGGGAACCAGATTTAAAACCGTTGACCGGTCTCGATTCGCCAGTAGAGATATTTCTTGGCTCGCAACCCATAGTGACTAAATTTATCTGGCAAATCCAAAATTTGATTTCAACTTGGTTGCCACATTTAGAGCGTAATAATCGCAGCTATGTCACTGTTGCGATAGGCTGCACCGGCGGTCAACATCGTTCGGTTTACGTGGTTGAAATGCTTGCCAAGACTTTTAGTGCTTCGCATCCTGATGTACAAATTCGCCATCGAGAACTCAATCGATGA
- the ptsN gene encoding PTS IIA-like nitrogen regulatory protein PtsN, translated as MEISSILHPDCVLCAVQGSSKKRILELISQVASQHLVEIDQATILASLSSREKVGCTGIGGGIALPHGRIKGLESTLAVLVTCQPPVQYDAIDNMPVDIFFAILVPEEKANEHLQTLSAIAKKFSDKDVLKELRSATTDQALFQVLS; from the coding sequence ATGGAAATTTCAAGTATTCTTCACCCTGACTGCGTTTTATGCGCAGTTCAGGGTTCTAGCAAAAAACGCATCTTAGAGCTCATCAGTCAGGTGGCCTCTCAGCACCTTGTTGAGATAGACCAAGCCACTATTTTGGCCAGCTTAAGTAGTAGAGAAAAGGTGGGCTGTACAGGAATTGGTGGTGGTATTGCGTTGCCCCATGGCCGTATAAAAGGTCTTGAGTCTACCTTAGCTGTGCTGGTGACTTGTCAACCTCCGGTTCAATACGATGCTATCGATAATATGCCTGTGGACATATTTTTCGCGATATTGGTGCCTGAAGAGAAGGCCAACGAGCATTTACAAACCTTATCCGCGATCGCCAAAAAATTCAGTGATAAAGATGTCTTGAAGGAATTGCGTAGCGCGACTACTGACCAAGCACTATTTCAGGTACTCAGTTGA
- the hpf gene encoding ribosome hibernation promoting factor — MQINITGHHVDVTDSLKDYVDTKFTKLERHFDQINNVHVILNVEKLNQKAEATIHLNGADVFATMEHSDMYAAIDGLIDKLDRQVIKHKEKVKRH; from the coding sequence ATGCAAATTAATATTACTGGTCACCATGTGGATGTTACCGATTCACTTAAAGATTATGTTGATACTAAATTTACCAAGCTAGAGCGGCACTTCGATCAAATTAACAATGTTCACGTCATTCTCAATGTAGAAAAGCTGAACCAAAAAGCTGAAGCTACGATACATTTGAATGGAGCAGATGTTTTTGCAACCATGGAACACAGCGATATGTACGCCGCGATAGACGGGCTAATAGATAAGCTCGATCGCCAAGTCATTAAGCATAAAGAGAAAGTTAAGCGCCATTAA
- a CDS encoding RNA polymerase factor sigma-54 produces MKPSLQLKFSQSLTMTPQLQQAIRLLQLSTLDLQLEIQEALDSNPLLEIEEPTDQESGDSALNDNSLDPASKDNNEIVETSSDNIDASEALEKNDIPEDLPMDTTWDEYISASSAPASSISSGSAGDDEQIFQGETTDNIQDHLLWQMRLTHFSDTDVAIATAIIDSIDESGYLTMSVEDVLTSMDDEEIELDEVECVLKRIQMFDPIGSGSRTPQECLLVQLRQFAPDTPWLEEAKTLIGEYADLLSSKDYRTLMRKSRLKEDDLREVMRLLKTLNPRPGSALIKGEPEYVIPDVSVSKKNGRWTVELNPDSLPKLNVNQQYAAMSRKAKNTSDSQFIRSHMQEAKWFIKSVESRNDTLLKVSNCIVQQQMGFFEHGPEMMKPMVLNDVAEMVEMHESTISRVTTQKYMHTPRGIFELKYFFSSHVATETGGECSSTAIRALIKKLVAAEKPSKPLSDSKIAQLLADQGIMVARRTIAKYRESLMIPPSNQRKSLL; encoded by the coding sequence ATGAAACCCTCTTTACAATTAAAATTTAGTCAATCACTCACTATGACTCCGCAGTTGCAGCAGGCTATACGCTTGTTGCAGCTTTCTACGCTGGACTTACAGCTAGAAATTCAAGAAGCGTTGGATTCAAATCCGCTTTTGGAGATAGAAGAGCCTACTGACCAAGAATCTGGCGACAGTGCACTTAACGATAATTCGTTAGATCCTGCGTCTAAAGACAACAATGAGATCGTCGAAACTAGCAGCGATAATATTGATGCAAGTGAAGCCCTAGAAAAAAATGATATACCCGAAGATTTACCCATGGATACCACGTGGGATGAATACATCAGTGCGTCATCCGCTCCTGCATCAAGTATTTCGAGTGGGTCAGCAGGCGACGATGAGCAAATTTTTCAGGGGGAAACCACTGACAATATTCAAGATCACCTGCTATGGCAGATGCGCTTAACACATTTTAGCGATACTGATGTGGCGATAGCGACGGCCATTATTGACTCTATTGATGAGTCTGGTTATTTGACCATGAGTGTTGAAGACGTACTGACGAGTATGGATGATGAAGAGATAGAACTTGATGAAGTTGAATGCGTGCTAAAACGGATTCAGATGTTTGATCCTATCGGTTCAGGTTCTCGCACTCCGCAGGAGTGTTTATTGGTTCAGTTACGTCAGTTTGCGCCAGATACGCCTTGGTTAGAAGAAGCCAAAACACTGATCGGTGAGTATGCGGATTTACTGAGCAGTAAGGATTATCGGACGTTAATGCGTAAATCACGTTTAAAAGAAGATGATTTACGCGAAGTAATGCGCTTACTCAAGACATTAAACCCACGTCCAGGTAGCGCTTTGATAAAAGGCGAACCAGAATATGTAATACCTGATGTTTCGGTGAGCAAAAAGAATGGCCGCTGGACAGTCGAACTCAATCCCGACAGCTTGCCAAAGTTGAATGTAAATCAGCAGTATGCGGCCATGAGTCGTAAAGCAAAAAATACTAGTGACAGTCAATTTATTCGCTCACACATGCAAGAAGCCAAATGGTTTATTAAAAGTGTTGAGAGTCGCAACGATACGTTATTAAAAGTGTCAAACTGTATAGTGCAACAGCAAATGGGCTTTTTTGAACACGGTCCAGAAATGATGAAGCCTATGGTATTGAATGATGTAGCAGAAATGGTTGAGATGCATGAGTCGACTATTTCTCGTGTTACCACGCAAAAGTATATGCATACCCCTAGAGGTATTTTTGAGTTGAAGTATTTCTTCTCTAGCCATGTTGCTACCGAAACTGGCGGAGAATGTTCATCAACTGCAATACGTGCGTTGATTAAGAAATTGGTCGCGGCTGAAAAACCCAGTAAGCCGTTAAGCGACAGCAAGATTGCTCAATTGTTAGCTGATCAAGGCATTATGGTTGCTAGGCGAACGATAGCAAAATACCGGGAATCTCTTATGATACCCCCGTCGAACCAACGAAAAAGCCTATTGTAG
- the lptB gene encoding LPS export ABC transporter ATP-binding protein: MATLRATHLAKSYKSRQVVRDVSLEVSTGQIVGLLGPNGAGKTTTFYMIVGLVPLDKGEICIDQQDLTLQPMHMRARLGIGYLPQEASIFRKLTVYQNLMAILQTRKELTTDQREQQADSLLDEFNINHIRNSAGMSLSGGERRRVEIARALAADPEFILLDEPFAGVDPISVNDIKKIIQHLRDRGIGVLITDHNVRETLDVCEKAYIVSQGELIASGTAEEVLSDQRVRDVYLGEQFRL, encoded by the coding sequence ATGGCGACCTTAAGAGCCACTCACTTGGCTAAATCCTACAAGTCTCGGCAGGTTGTACGGGATGTAAGCCTTGAAGTTTCTACGGGCCAAATTGTGGGCTTGCTCGGTCCCAATGGCGCGGGTAAAACGACCACCTTCTACATGATAGTGGGACTTGTACCCCTAGACAAAGGCGAAATATGCATCGACCAGCAAGATCTTACCTTGCAACCAATGCATATGCGGGCACGTTTAGGGATTGGCTATTTGCCTCAAGAAGCTTCTATTTTTCGTAAGTTGACTGTGTATCAGAATTTAATGGCTATTTTGCAAACGCGCAAAGAGCTAACGACAGACCAAAGAGAGCAACAGGCAGATTCATTATTAGACGAATTCAATATTAATCATATTCGAAACAGCGCTGGTATGAGTTTGTCAGGCGGTGAACGCAGGCGCGTAGAAATAGCGCGTGCCCTTGCCGCTGACCCAGAATTTATTTTACTTGACGAGCCCTTTGCTGGTGTAGACCCTATTTCGGTTAATGATATCAAGAAAATTATTCAGCATTTACGTGATCGTGGCATTGGTGTTTTGATAACAGACCACAACGTAAGAGAGACACTCGATGTTTGTGAAAAGGCGTATATTGTCAGCCAAGGTGAATTGATTGCTTCCGGTACAGCCGAAGAAGTATTAAGTGATCAACGTGTAAGAGATGTATACCTAGGTGAACAATTCAGGCTATAG
- the lptA gene encoding lipopolysaccharide transport periplasmic protein LptA, translating to MAGKEDFTQAIKVDSKFQFGDGKTKKSIFREDVHINQGSLNVYADEVEVDASKGEGNEVFIATGSPAKYSQQQELGGSIEASANKIEYRRDLRTLTLEGNAQLKQNNSSVKGESITFNMELEQIVAQGEGENEGNGRVITIFQPSKKAASDNKKTPQENKASDLPDQPKQDVNP from the coding sequence TTGGCCGGCAAAGAGGATTTTACACAAGCTATAAAAGTGGACTCGAAGTTTCAGTTTGGTGATGGAAAAACCAAAAAGTCTATTTTTCGTGAAGATGTGCATATCAATCAAGGCAGCTTGAATGTTTACGCAGATGAAGTGGAAGTCGATGCCAGCAAAGGCGAAGGAAACGAAGTGTTTATCGCGACTGGCAGCCCAGCCAAATACTCTCAGCAACAGGAACTCGGTGGTAGTATTGAAGCGTCGGCGAATAAGATAGAGTATCGTCGTGATTTACGCACCCTTACCCTAGAGGGAAATGCGCAATTAAAGCAAAATAATAGCAGTGTTAAAGGTGAGTCGATTACTTTTAATATGGAACTTGAGCAAATCGTTGCTCAAGGAGAAGGCGAAAATGAAGGTAATGGCCGAGTGATCACTATTTTTCAGCCTTCAAAAAAAGCGGCTTCTGACAACAAGAAAACGCCTCAAGAAAATAAGGCAAGCGACTTACCTGACCAACCTAAACAGGACGTAAATCCATAA
- the lptC gene encoding LPS export ABC transporter periplasmic protein LptC: MNRLTLSIGGLFLLVIATNLPDWLAEEDMIPQTETETAWQPNYQASEMLSTLFDKDGRLSHQVFASKMEHFEMLGFTLFKQPQYTIFVESQASPWQVSAKDGTLYEDNRIQLENNVEIRNQDEQGFASTIRTDFIEINLIDKTMESDQPVQIFGQHYVINSNGLKANLSTQQYELLDHVQTIYQPRP, encoded by the coding sequence ATGAATCGCCTCACACTCAGCATTGGCGGCTTGTTCCTGTTAGTCATTGCGACTAACTTACCTGACTGGTTAGCCGAAGAGGATATGATTCCACAAACCGAAACTGAGACCGCTTGGCAGCCTAATTATCAGGCTAGTGAGATGTTAAGCACGTTATTCGATAAAGATGGGCGTTTAAGTCATCAGGTGTTTGCGAGCAAAATGGAGCACTTTGAAATGCTTGGTTTCACGCTTTTTAAACAGCCGCAATACACCATATTTGTAGAATCACAGGCTTCTCCGTGGCAAGTGTCGGCTAAAGACGGTACCTTGTACGAAGATAACCGTATTCAATTAGAAAATAATGTTGAGATACGTAATCAGGACGAGCAAGGATTTGCTAGTACCATTCGTACTGACTTTATCGAAATAAATTTAATAGACAAAACCATGGAATCTGACCAACCCGTGCAAATATTCGGTCAGCACTATGTGATTAACAGCAACGGTCTTAAAGCCAATTTATCTACCCAACAATATGAGTTACTTGATCATGTGCAAACCATTTATCAACCTCGGCCTTAG
- the kdsC gene encoding 3-deoxy-manno-octulosonate-8-phosphatase KdsC has protein sequence MGDINTLYGNKSSSLMDKFSRIKLLACDVDGVFSDGRIYMGNQGEELKAFHTRDGFGVKALLNIGVHVAVITGRESKIVHQRMSALGIKHIIQGCEQKYDALDALQKQLKIGKEATVSIGDDMPDIGMFNLSHIGVATADAHPFVKKQALYVTQINGGFGAVREVCDLILHAKGKLHKVTGSSV, from the coding sequence ATGGGCGACATCAATACCCTATATGGAAACAAATCGTCGTCGTTGATGGACAAATTTTCGCGTATCAAGTTGCTGGCCTGCGATGTTGATGGTGTTTTTTCTGATGGTCGTATTTATATGGGCAACCAAGGCGAAGAACTTAAAGCGTTTCATACTCGCGATGGCTTTGGCGTGAAAGCATTACTGAATATCGGGGTTCATGTGGCTGTTATTACTGGTCGCGAATCTAAAATTGTCCATCAGCGAATGTCTGCTCTGGGTATCAAGCATATTATTCAAGGTTGTGAGCAAAAGTATGATGCTTTAGACGCTCTGCAAAAGCAGCTGAAAATCGGCAAAGAAGCAACCGTATCCATTGGGGATGATATGCCTGATATTGGCATGTTCAATCTGAGTCATATAGGTGTTGCTACTGCTGACGCCCACCCATTTGTGAAAAAACAGGCGTTATATGTTACACAGATTAATGGTGGTTTTGGTGCGGTTCGTGAAGTGTGTGATCTTATTTTACATGCCAAAGGTAAGCTACACAAAGTTACCGGAAGTAGTGTATGA
- a CDS encoding KpsF/GutQ family sugar-phosphate isomerase, with product MSQVDYIQSALRVLEIEGQAIAQLTQYVDENFVAACELLKNCKGKVVVCGMGKSGHIGHKISATLASTGTPAFFMHPAEANHGDLGMLTEQDVLLAISNSGETSELLALLPVVKRRGIEIIAMSNNPLSSLGRYADVNICIKVEKEACSLGLAPTASTTATLVMGDALAVALLDARGFTPDDFALSHPGGSLGRKLLLKLDDIMCKGDFLPLVTTDQTISQALLEISRKGLGMAGIVAEDGRLLGIFTDGDLRRVLDARVDIHTVRIESVMTANCITASQNTLAAEVLNVMQKRKISSLFIVDEQNMPVGAINMQTLLSAGVI from the coding sequence ATGAGTCAAGTAGATTACATTCAATCGGCCCTGCGCGTGCTTGAAATAGAAGGGCAGGCAATAGCACAACTTACTCAATACGTAGATGAGAATTTTGTCGCTGCATGTGAATTACTGAAAAATTGTAAAGGCAAAGTTGTGGTTTGTGGCATGGGAAAATCCGGTCATATCGGTCATAAGATTTCGGCAACGCTGGCCAGTACAGGCACCCCCGCCTTTTTCATGCACCCAGCAGAAGCCAATCATGGTGATTTAGGTATGTTGACTGAACAAGATGTTTTGTTGGCTATTTCTAACTCAGGTGAAACATCTGAACTGTTGGCGTTATTACCCGTGGTAAAACGTCGAGGTATTGAGATTATCGCTATGTCCAACAATCCGCTAAGCTCATTAGGCAGATATGCGGACGTCAACATATGTATCAAAGTTGAAAAAGAAGCCTGCTCTTTGGGGTTAGCCCCTACGGCGAGCACTACTGCTACACTCGTGATGGGAGATGCGCTAGCGGTAGCACTGCTCGATGCTAGAGGTTTCACGCCAGATGATTTTGCCTTGTCACATCCTGGCGGGTCTTTAGGACGTAAGCTTTTGCTCAAATTGGATGACATCATGTGTAAAGGAGATTTTTTACCCTTGGTCACAACAGACCAGACTATTAGCCAAGCGTTGCTCGAGATCTCTCGCAAGGGACTTGGTATGGCTGGTATTGTCGCTGAGGACGGACGACTGCTCGGTATCTTCACCGACGGTGATTTGCGCCGGGTGCTTGATGCGAGGGTTGATATTCATACCGTTCGTATTGAAAGCGTAATGACAGCAAACTGCATAACAGCTTCACAGAATACCCTCGCTGCTGAAGTATTGAATGTTATGCAAAAACGAAAAATTAGTTCGTTGTTTATTGTCGATGAACAAAATATGCCCGTTGGGGCGATAAATATGCAGACTCTATTGTCTGCAGGAGTGATTTAA